In Centropristis striata isolate RG_2023a ecotype Rhode Island chromosome 5, C.striata_1.0, whole genome shotgun sequence, a single genomic region encodes these proteins:
- the phf8 gene encoding histone lysine demethylase PHF8 — MASVPVYCLCRLPYDVTRFMIECDICQDWFHGSCVGVEEDKAAEIDLYHCPNCQVTHGPSVMRKRRGGSKQTDSSAATRDPSRPVKTGSPQFVRELRSRTFPSADDVLLKPSGAQLTVEFLEEHSFSVPVMVLRRDGLGMTLPPASFSVTDVEHYIGADKQIDVIDVSRQCDLKMRLGDFVEYYNSPNRDRVLNVISLEFSETRLSNLVETPKIVRKLSWVENLWPEESVFERPNVQKYCLMGVKDSYTDFHIDFGGTSVWYHVLRGEKIFYLISPTTANLALFERWSSSSNQNEMFFGDQVDMCYKCSVKQGNTLFIPTGWIHAVLTPVDCLAFGGNFLHSLNIDMQLRAYEIEKRLSTADLFRFPNFETVCWYVGKHLLDTFRGLRENRRHPATYLVHGAKALNNAFRGWTRKEALADHEVEIPETINTQTLVKDLAKEIRLVEDIFQQNIGRTGPQFPGSPLSKAPLTTSQNSGRPPGKKKGPKPKEVMGGLGPPGTKKKSQKGLLKAEAGELDLIEIHTKHTLKKFQPGKSKNKNKLELPLEEFEGKLNKSKLKLVLTNGKIQGKKDGSSNGAGRAGKYKHLAIEGSSLSDDLESEDELQIDETPPPRRKPAGPSKKKKTSGLPRKLPRAKPCSDPNRIREPGEVDFDIEEDYTTDEEALAAHGVKGGAGGILDLLKASKQVAGLDSAALSEEAPASPSTRDAIQGMLSMANPPSSSSSSSSSSPLSISGGLTEGLGVVKEKGGRAVWVTGGVKKTKNPEKKPIIQRPGKRPIKRPARHLSDDDSPDEQETLGTCFKDSDYVYPSLESDEEDHANKAKMKRKKNWDDTPWSPKARVMPTLPKQERPAREGARVASVETGLAAAAAKLAQQEQQKPAKRKYTKKQRPPAPVAPPPPVQPEPAPPSPPPAPESAADFSPDRRMDYYSASLLDHEYTAGPGPFGPGGPRGSGAMAPGVFLTSRRPSLSPQNSSSHSGASPAGAASQGTTGVGQGKRPKKGLATAKQRLGKILKIHRNGKLLL, encoded by the exons atgGCGTCGGTGCCCGTGTACTGCTTGTGTCGCCTGCCATACGATGTGACACGCTTCATGATCGAGTGTGACATTTGTCAAGACTGGTTCCACGGAAG ctgtgttGGAGTGGAGGAGGACAAAGCAGCTGAGATCGACCTGTATCACTGCCCCAACTGTCAGGTCACCCATGGGCCGTCTGTCA TGCGTAAACGCCGCGGCGGCAGTAAGCAGACAGACAGTTCTGCTGCAACAAGAGATCCCAGTCGGCCTGTGAAGACGGGAAGCCCACAGTTTGTCAGGGAGCTCCGCAGCCGCACATTCCCAAG TGCGGATGACGTCCTGTTGAAGCCGTCCGGGGCTCAGCTGACAGTGGAGTTCCTTGAAGAACATTCGTTCAGTGTTCCTGTCATGGTGCTGCGGCGGGACGGCCTGGGCATGACGCTTCCTCCAGCCTCGTTCAGCGTCACAGACGTAGAGCACTACATCG GAGCAGACAAACAGATCGATGTGATCGACGTGTCTCGTCAGTGTGACCTGAAGATGCGGCTGGGAGACTTTGTTGAATATTACAACAGCCCCAACAGAGACCGAGTGCTCAACGTCATCAGCCTGGAGTTCTCTGAGACCAG GCTCTCAAACTTGGTGGAGACTCCAAAGATTGTGAGGAAACTGTCGTGGGTGGAAAACCTCTGGCCTGAAGAGTCGGTGTTTGAACGTCCCAACGTGCAGAAGTACTGCCTGATGGGGGTGAAGGACAGCTACACAGACTTCCACATCGACTTCGGGGGAACCTCAGTATGGTACCACGTCCTCAGG GGCGAGAAAATCTTCTACCTAATATCCCCGACCACAGCCAACCTGGCACTGTTTGAGCGGTGGAGCTCCTCATCCAACCAGAACGAGATGTTCTTTGGAGACCAAGTTGATATGTGTTACAAGTGTTCTGTCAAACAAGGAAACACTTTGTTCATACCAACAG GGTGGATTCATGCTGTGCTGACCCCGGTGGACTGCCTCGCCTTTGGAGGAAACTTCTTGCATAGTCTCAACATTGACATGCAGCTGCG ggCATATGAAATAGAGAAGAGATTAAGCACAGCAGACTTGTTCCGTTTTCCCAACTTTGAGACGGTGTGCTGGTATGTTGGAAAGCACCTTCTTGATACTTTCAGAG GTTTGAGAGAAAACCGCAGACATCCTGCCACGTACCTGGTTCACGGAGCGAAGGCCTTAAACAACGCCTTCCGCGGCTGGACCCGTAAAgag GCTTTAGCAGATCATGAAGTGGAGATTCCAGAAACCATCAACACTCAGACGCTAGTGAAGGACCTGGCCAAGGAGATTCGTCTGGTTGAG GACATCTTTCAGCAGAATATTGGTCGTACCGGACCTCAGTTCCCTGGCTCGCCGCTCTCCAAAGCGCCTCTGACCACCTCTCAGAACTCTGGACGCCCGCCTGGAAAAAAGAAAGGACCAAAGCCCAAGGAGGTGATGGGGGGTCTGGGGCCCCCGGGAACCAAGAAGAAGAGTCAGAAGGGGCTCCTTAAAGCAGAAGCAGGAGAACTCGACCTGATTGAGattcacaccaaacacacactcaaaaaattTCAACCTGGCaagtccaaaaacaaaaacaag ttggagTTGCCTTTAGAGGAGTTTGAAGGGAAgctaaataaaagcaaactgaAACTTGTGCTGACCAATGGAAAGATCCAAGG TAAGAAGGATGGCAGCAGTAACGGTGCAGGAAGAGCAGGAAAATACAAACATCTCGCCATAGAGGGATCCAGTCTGTCTGACGACTTGGAGTCTGAAGATGAGCTGCAGATCGATGAGACTCCTCCTCCACGACGCAAACCAGCAGGACCcagcaagaaaaagaaaacaagcg GTCTTCCGAGGAAGCTTCCCAGAGCCAAACCTTGTTCTGACCCCAATCGCATAAGGGAGCCAGGAGAGGTGGACTTTGACATTGAG GAGGATTACACCACAGATGAAGAGGCGCTAGCCGCCCACGGGGTGAAGGGAGGAGCGGGGGGCATTCTGGACTTATTGAAGGCCAGCAAGCAAGTAGCAGGCCTGGACTCTGCAGCACTCAG TGAGGAGGCCCCGGCCTCTCCCAGCACTCGGGATGCCATACAGGGTATGCTGTCCATGGCAAAccccccttcctcctcttcatcctcctcctcttcatctccccTATCCATTTCTGGAGGCCTGACGGAGGGCTTGGGGGTAGTCAAGGAGAAGGGCGGCAGGGCCGTGTGGGTGACCGGAGGAGTGAAAAAGACGAAGAATCCTGAGAAGAAACCGATCATCCAGCGGCCGGGGAAGCGGCCAATCAAACGGCCGGCTCGCCACCTTAGTGATGACGACAGCCCAGACGAGCAGGAGACTCTGGGAACCTGTTTTAAAGATTCAGACTATG TTTACCCATCCTTGGAGTCTGATGAGGAGGACCACGCCAACAAGGCCAAGATGAAGCGGAAGAAAAACTGGGACGACACACCTTGGAGCCCAAAAG ccAGAGTGATGCCCACCCTTCCCAAACAGGAGCGGCCAGCCAGGGAAGGGGCGAGAGTCGCATCTGTAGAAACCGGTCTAGCAGCAGCTGCTGCCAAGCTGGCACAACAA GAGCAGCAGAAGCCTGCCAAGAGGAAGTACACCAAGAAGCAGCGTCCTCCTGCTCCCGTAGCTCCTCCTCCCCCCGTTCAGCCGGAGCCGGCCCCgccctcacctcctcctgctccagagTCTGCAGCAGACTTCAGCCCAGACCGGCGGATGGATTACTACTCTGCCAGCCTGTTGGACCATGAATACACAGCGGGGCCGGGACCCTTTGGCCCCGGAGGCCCTCGAGGCAGCGGCGCCATGGCCCCCGGTGTGTTCCTCACCTCACGCAGACCTTCACTCTCTCCTCAGAACAGCAGCTCTCACTCTGGGGCGTCTCCTGCAGGCGCAGCCAGCCAAGGCACGACAGGAGTGGGTCAAG gCAAGCGTCCAAAGAAAGGACTTGCAACGGCAAAACAGAGACTGggaaaaattctgaaaattcaCCGTAACGGCAAACTTCTCTTGTGA